In Bradyrhizobium sp. 195, the sequence TGAAGCAGAAAGGGCTGCTCGAGAAGGAGTTTGCCAAGGACGGTATCACGGTCACCTGGGTGCAGTCGGCCGGGTCCAACAAGGCGCTCGAATTCCTCAATGCGGGCTCGATCGATTTCGGCTCGACCGCGGGCTCGGCGGCGCTGGTGGCGAAGATCAACGGCAACCCGATCAAGTCGATCTACGTCTATTCGCGTCCCGAGTGGACCGCGCTGGTGACGGGCAAGGATTCCAAGATTGCCAGCGTGGCCGATCTCAAGGGCAAGCGCGTCGCGGTGACGCGCGGCACCGATCCGCACATCTTCCTGGTGCGCGCTCTGCTTGGCGCCGGCCTGACCGAGAAGGACATCACGCCGGTGCTGCTCCAGCACGCCGACGGCAAGACGGCGCTGATCCGCGGTGACGTCGATGCCTGGGCCGGCCTCGATCCGATGATGGCGCAGGCCGAGGTCGAGGAAGGCGCAAAGCTGTTCTACCGCAAGGCCGACGCGAACACCTGGGGCATCCTCAATGTGCGC encodes:
- a CDS encoding aliphatic sulfonate ABC transporter substrate-binding protein — encoded protein: MTRMTRRILLAGAVALAMTQAAKAADPLKEIRIDWATYNPVSMVLKQKGLLEKEFAKDGITVTWVQSAGSNKALEFLNAGSIDFGSTAGSAALVAKINGNPIKSIYVYSRPEWTALVTGKDSKIASVADLKGKRVAVTRGTDPHIFLVRALLGAGLTEKDITPVLLQHADGKTALIRGDVDAWAGLDPMMAQAEVEEGAKLFYRKADANTWGILNVREQFLKDHPDAARRVLAVYEEARKYSLANYDELKKTFIAVTKLPEAVVDKQLKERTELTHSRIGAPQRESILAAGLALQQAGVVDAKVDVKATLDTLIDDQVPLPTN